CCTTCGTTTCCGACTCCAACCCAGCAAGAACAAGCTGATCAACACTCAATTTCCTACCAAAAATCTCATTCACCGCCACGGCAGCCGCAGCAGCACTAGCAGCACTAGACCCAAGTCCACTACCCAACGGCAACCCTTTCTCAAGGGAAATCGAAAGACCAACAGACTGCACATTCAACATCTTCATAACACAAAAAGCAGCAATTCCAGCACAGTTATGCAACGGATCTTTAGTCAACCTTCCATTGTCTCCATTAATATTAGAAATCAACAGTTGTCCAGGTCTAACATTCGGGTCAATTTTAAGCGTGATAAAGTCTCCTATACCATCGACTGCACAACCGAGGAAGTCGAAGCCAGGACCGAGATTGGCGATCGTGGCGGGGGCGAAGGATTTGACGGAAGTGAAAACGGGCTCGGGTTCGGGAATGGTGATATGGGTATGGGTTTTTGAAGAGACGGGGGAAGGGCAAAATCGGAATTTGAGATTTGTGAAGTTGTTGGAAATGGGGTAAGAAGGAGAAATGGGGCTGAAATTGTTGAATTTGATGGGAGATTGATAGGTAATAGCCATTGAAAATGTCAGAGCTAGAGAACAAGGGTGGAGGGTTTTTTGTTACAGTGGTGATTCAAAGATTTAATAGACTAATCACCAAACTAATAGTGGGTTTTGGTGTAGAAGaaaatgttatttttatatttgattgattaaaaatttttgaatttttcctaTTTTCGAAAATACtcaataacatcaataataacttaatatatattttttcataaagaGGTTTTGGGAAAAGTAGAGAATGTACACAAACATTATTCCTACCTCACACTGTTTCAGATAGATTCTCGAATCAAGAGACAAATAgtctaaaacaatcaaaaatatatatatatatatatatatattattatattatgataatattatgattttatttaaagcagattattttaatgaa
This window of the Capsicum annuum cultivar UCD-10X-F1 unplaced genomic scaffold, UCD10Xv1.1 ctg78065, whole genome shotgun sequence genome carries:
- the LOC124894880 gene encoding homoserine kinase-like, with the translated sequence MAITYQSPIKFNNFSPISPSYPISNNFTNLKFRFCPSPVSSKTHTHITIPEPEPVFTSVKSFAPATIANLGPGFDFLGCAVDGIGDFITLKIDPNVRPGQLLISNINGDNGRLTKDPLHNCAGIAAFCVMKMLNVQSVGLSISLEKGLPLGSGLGSSAASAAAAAVAVNEIFGRKLSVDQLVLAGLESETKVSGYHADNIAPSIMGGFVLVRSYDPLELIPLKFPYDKDLFFVLVNPEFEAPTKKMRAALPPEVTMSHHIWNCSQAGALVAAILQGDSRGLGKALSSDKIVEPRRGPLIPGMEGVKKAALEAGAFGCTISGAGPTLVAVTDEEEKGREIGERMVEAFMKEGNLKALAMVKKLDPVGARLVSSNLR